The Georgenia sp. TF02-10 genome window below encodes:
- a CDS encoding amino acid ABC transporter permease, which yields MTETEAALFDAVGPRAQRRIRVFTVLSVLVLLGLLALAYWQFYRSGQLAPSRWATLYQPSTIGYFVRALGHTGWAALAAGALALPLGLLLAVGRLSRRWLLRWPATAVIEVFRAVPVLLIIYIFTSALPQYGINPEVFWKLVIPIGLCAAAVIAEVIRAGVLALPRGQSDAAAAIGLTGGQAFRIVVLPQAIRMIVPSLVAQAVIVVKDTTFGYVVSYNELMQSGRVLVATTGDLVQTYLVITVVYILVNIAISRAAQRLDAVLAARRTGTRRRFLPIFPARAAAGAGVGAPGASATAPPRP from the coding sequence ATGACCGAGACCGAGGCGGCCCTCTTCGACGCCGTCGGGCCCCGGGCGCAGCGGCGGATCCGGGTCTTCACCGTGCTCAGCGTGCTCGTCCTGCTCGGGCTCCTCGCGCTGGCCTACTGGCAGTTCTACCGCAGCGGCCAGCTCGCGCCGTCGAGGTGGGCGACGCTGTACCAGCCCAGCACCATCGGCTACTTCGTCCGCGCGCTCGGGCACACCGGCTGGGCGGCGCTCGCCGCGGGCGCCCTGGCCCTGCCGCTGGGGCTGCTCCTCGCCGTCGGACGGCTCTCGCGGCGCTGGCTGCTGCGCTGGCCGGCCACCGCGGTCATCGAGGTCTTCCGGGCGGTGCCGGTGCTGCTCATCATCTACATCTTCACCTCCGCCCTGCCGCAGTACGGGATCAACCCGGAGGTGTTCTGGAAGCTCGTCATCCCGATCGGGCTGTGCGCCGCGGCGGTCATCGCCGAGGTGATCCGGGCCGGGGTGCTCGCCCTGCCCCGCGGGCAGTCCGACGCGGCCGCCGCGATCGGCCTCACCGGCGGGCAGGCGTTCCGGATCGTCGTGCTGCCGCAGGCGATCCGGATGATCGTCCCCTCGCTCGTCGCCCAGGCGGTGATCGTCGTCAAGGACACGACCTTCGGCTACGTCGTCAGCTACAACGAGCTCATGCAGTCCGGCCGGGTGCTGGTGGCCACCACCGGCGACCTGGTCCAGACCTACCTCGTCATCACCGTCGTCTACATCCTCGTCAACATCGCGATCTCCCGGGCCGCGCAGCGGCTGGACGCCGTCCTCGCGGCCCGCCGCACCGGCACCCGCCGGCGGTTCCTGCCGATCTTCCCGGCCCGCGCCGCCGCCGGTGCCGGGGTGGGGGCGCCCGGGGCGTCGGCGACGGCGCCGCCCCGGCCCTGA
- a CDS encoding DUF6766 family protein, giving the protein MSGRTRPALRDNGLTLVVGGIFLLTLAGQAAVGVAMFNEEQVAAGLEPITLLQYVTTSVFAADVTENWQSEFLQFTLYITATVWFVQRGSPESKELDKVGRESDEDQLLGEHVRPDSPAWARRGGWRLALYSRSLSLVMGLIFLLSWLAQSVTGAVAYNEEQLRNRQDPVSWPEYLVLPDFWSRTLQNWQSEFLAVASMVILAVYLRERGSPESKPVGAPHTATGMEG; this is encoded by the coding sequence GTGAGCGGACGGACGCGCCCGGCGCTGCGGGACAACGGCCTGACCCTGGTCGTCGGCGGGATCTTCCTGCTGACCCTCGCCGGGCAGGCGGCCGTCGGCGTCGCCATGTTCAACGAGGAGCAGGTGGCCGCGGGCCTGGAGCCCATCACCCTGCTGCAGTACGTGACCACGTCGGTGTTCGCCGCCGACGTCACCGAGAACTGGCAGTCGGAGTTCCTCCAGTTCACCCTCTACATCACCGCCACCGTCTGGTTCGTCCAGCGCGGCTCCCCCGAGTCCAAGGAGCTGGACAAGGTCGGCCGCGAGAGCGACGAGGACCAGCTTCTCGGGGAGCACGTGCGGCCGGACTCACCCGCCTGGGCGCGTCGCGGCGGGTGGCGCCTCGCGCTGTACTCCCGCTCGCTGTCCCTGGTCATGGGTCTGATCTTCCTGCTGAGCTGGCTGGCCCAGTCCGTCACCGGCGCCGTCGCCTACAACGAGGAGCAGCTGCGGAACCGGCAGGACCCCGTCTCCTGGCCCGAGTACCTCGTCCTGCCCGACTTCTGGTCCCGGACCCTGCAGAACTGGCAGTCGGAGTTCCTGGCCGTGGCCTCGATGGTGATCCTCGCGGTGTACCTGCGCGAGCGCGGGTCGCCCGAGTCCAAGCCGGTGGGCGCGCCGCACACCGCCACCGGGATGGAGGGGTAG
- a CDS encoding gluconokinase — MSDERQQVTLAAAVDPLVLGLDVGSTASRGGLYDATGRQVAGAKHKVPHQFTTAVDGTSEIDPDQVLAEVTEIIDAVLAAAGRRPVAGVAIDTFAASLLAVDADGEALTPCYTYADARSAPQVAELRAELDEPAVQQRTGTRIHTSYHAPRLRWLAATAPDVVARTARWLSIGEYLYLRLLGTTAVGTSAAAWTGLLDRRTGEWDAELLAAVGTDADRLAPVRDPDRPLPPAPAVADRWPALADAVWFPVVADGFASNVGVGATDPATVAASAATSGALRVLLAAPPEHVPSGLWCYRVTADRWLLGGALNDVGRAATWLAETLRLDGEPGPVLAAPPRPGGPLVLPYLSGERAPGWAAQARAHLAGVTAATTAADLLRAGMEGVAVTYARVAAELADAAPDAARIMASGRVTNDLPEWLQILADTLGRPVSHVAAKRITLRGTVLLALDTLAPDVPRTEVTGSTYEPLADRAAYYAERQAEFTALYDAVVR, encoded by the coding sequence ATGAGCGACGAGCGGCAGCAGGTCACCCTCGCGGCGGCGGTGGACCCGCTGGTGCTCGGCCTCGACGTGGGCTCCACCGCCAGCCGCGGCGGCCTGTACGACGCGACCGGCCGGCAGGTCGCCGGCGCGAAGCACAAGGTGCCGCACCAGTTCACCACCGCCGTCGACGGCACCTCCGAGATCGACCCGGACCAGGTGCTCGCGGAGGTCACCGAGATCATCGACGCCGTGCTCGCCGCCGCCGGCCGCCGCCCGGTCGCCGGGGTGGCGATCGACACCTTCGCCGCCTCCCTCCTCGCCGTCGACGCCGACGGCGAGGCGCTGACGCCCTGCTACACCTACGCCGACGCCCGGTCCGCGCCACAGGTCGCCGAGCTGCGGGCCGAGCTCGACGAGCCCGCCGTGCAGCAGCGCACCGGCACCCGGATCCACACCAGCTACCACGCCCCCCGGCTGCGCTGGCTGGCCGCGACCGCGCCGGACGTCGTCGCCCGCACCGCCCGCTGGCTCTCCATCGGCGAGTACCTCTACCTCCGTCTGCTCGGCACGACGGCGGTCGGCACCTCCGCCGCGGCCTGGACCGGGCTGCTGGACCGGCGCACCGGCGAGTGGGACGCCGAGCTGCTGGCCGCCGTCGGCACCGACGCCGACCGGCTCGCCCCGGTCCGCGACCCGGACCGCCCGCTGCCGCCCGCGCCCGCCGTGGCCGACCGGTGGCCGGCCCTCGCCGACGCCGTGTGGTTCCCCGTCGTCGCCGACGGGTTCGCCTCCAACGTCGGCGTCGGCGCCACCGACCCCGCCACCGTCGCCGCCTCGGCCGCCACCTCCGGGGCGCTGCGGGTCCTGCTCGCCGCCCCGCCGGAGCACGTGCCCAGCGGGCTGTGGTGCTACCGGGTAACCGCCGACCGCTGGCTGCTCGGCGGCGCGCTGAACGACGTCGGCCGGGCGGCGACCTGGCTGGCCGAGACCCTCCGCCTCGACGGCGAGCCCGGGCCGGTGCTGGCCGCCCCGCCACGGCCGGGCGGGCCGCTCGTCCTGCCCTACCTCTCCGGCGAGCGGGCCCCGGGCTGGGCGGCGCAGGCCCGCGCGCACCTGGCCGGCGTCACGGCCGCCACCACCGCCGCCGACCTGCTGCGCGCCGGGATGGAGGGGGTCGCGGTGACCTACGCCCGGGTCGCCGCCGAGCTGGCCGACGCCGCGCCGGACGCGGCCCGGATCATGGCGTCGGGCCGGGTGACCAACGACCTGCCCGAGTGGCTGCAGATCCTTGCCGACACCCTCGGCCGGCCGGTCAGCCACGTCGCGGCCAAGCGCATCACCCTGCGCGGGACCGTCCTCCTCGCGCTGGACACCCTGGCGCCGGACGTCCCCCGCACCGAGGTCACCGGCAGCACCTACGAGCCGCTCGCCGACAGGGCCGCCTACTACGCCGAACGGCAGGCCGAGTTCACCGCGCTGTACGACGCCGTCGTCCGCTGA
- a CDS encoding glutamate ABC transporter substrate-binding protein produces the protein MTARPTTARRHGARPFAALAALGAALALAACSPEAEEQGGNGGGDGGGTDAPAGSSELDVEAYEALIDAAPVAEDAAVEGNAWAAQVREAGVLHRGGTETSELFSLLDPTTGTARGFDAGLADMLAKYILGEPNVELSQVTVDTREDLLVNGSVDTVIATYSITPERAERVDFAGPYYTSQTGILVAADNEDIQGVDDLDGATVSTQAASTGVTALEEFAPGAEILALPDHAQALSAVQQGRADAYVIDQALLLNAVVANDDVKVVGEPFGPGDSYGIGLPPDSGAKEFVNDWLQQIVEDDTWTELWQVTIGDRTGVEDVPEPPEIGSVEGS, from the coding sequence ATGACCGCACGACCGACGACCGCCCGCCGCCACGGCGCACGCCCGTTCGCGGCCCTGGCCGCGCTCGGTGCCGCCCTGGCCCTCGCCGCCTGCAGCCCCGAGGCGGAGGAGCAGGGGGGCAACGGCGGCGGCGACGGCGGGGGTACCGACGCGCCGGCCGGGTCCAGCGAGCTGGACGTCGAGGCCTACGAGGCGCTCATCGACGCCGCGCCGGTGGCCGAGGACGCCGCCGTCGAGGGCAACGCGTGGGCGGCGCAGGTCCGCGAGGCGGGCGTGCTGCACCGCGGCGGGACCGAGACCTCCGAGCTGTTCTCCCTGCTCGACCCGACCACCGGCACCGCGCGGGGCTTCGACGCCGGCCTGGCCGACATGCTCGCCAAGTACATCCTCGGCGAGCCCAACGTCGAGCTCAGCCAGGTCACCGTCGACACCCGCGAGGACCTGCTCGTCAACGGCTCCGTCGACACCGTCATCGCCACCTACTCCATCACCCCGGAGCGGGCCGAGCGGGTGGACTTCGCGGGCCCGTACTACACCTCCCAGACCGGCATCCTGGTCGCCGCGGACAACGAGGACATCCAGGGCGTGGACGACCTGGACGGCGCGACCGTCTCCACCCAGGCCGCCTCCACCGGGGTCACCGCGCTGGAGGAGTTCGCCCCCGGCGCGGAGATCCTCGCCCTGCCCGACCACGCCCAGGCGCTCTCCGCGGTCCAGCAGGGCCGCGCCGACGCCTACGTGATCGACCAGGCGCTGCTGCTCAACGCCGTCGTCGCCAACGACGACGTCAAGGTGGTCGGCGAGCCGTTCGGGCCGGGCGACAGCTACGGCATCGGCCTGCCGCCGGACTCCGGCGCCAAGGAGTTCGTCAACGACTGGCTCCAGCAGATCGTCGAGGACGACACCTGGACCGAGCTGTGGCAGGTCACCATCGGCGACCGCACCGGCGTGGAGGACGTGCCCGAGCCGCCGGAGATCGGCTCGGTCGAGGGCTCCTGA
- a CDS encoding amino acid ABC transporter permease produces MEILLRDYLGNFGAGLAITGRLTAVSFVAAVVLGTLLALCRISPVRPLRAFGLAYVEVFRNVPLFSLLILVVYGLPELEVDIGYIPSVILAMTAVGAAFACEVVRTGINSIGADQVQAARSIGLTFAGIARHVVVPQAIRNTVQPIVSLFISILLSSSLAGVVGVMDLTAQVSYINNREALGLVTFLVAAALYAGIALGAGALGAAVEDRVRVKR; encoded by the coding sequence GTGGAGATCCTCCTGCGGGACTACCTGGGCAACTTCGGCGCGGGCCTGGCCATCACTGGCCGGCTGACCGCGGTCTCGTTCGTGGCCGCCGTCGTGCTGGGCACGCTGCTGGCGCTGTGCCGGATCAGCCCGGTCCGGCCGCTGCGGGCCTTCGGCCTGGCCTACGTCGAGGTCTTCCGCAACGTGCCGCTGTTCAGCCTGCTCATCCTGGTCGTATACGGCCTGCCCGAGCTCGAGGTGGACATCGGCTACATCCCCTCGGTCATCCTGGCGATGACCGCCGTGGGCGCCGCGTTCGCCTGCGAGGTGGTCCGCACCGGGATCAACTCCATCGGCGCCGACCAGGTCCAGGCGGCCCGGTCGATCGGGCTGACCTTCGCCGGGATCGCCCGGCACGTGGTGGTCCCGCAGGCGATCCGCAACACCGTCCAGCCCATCGTCTCGCTGTTCATCTCCATCCTGCTCAGCTCCTCCCTCGCCGGCGTCGTCGGGGTGATGGACCTGACCGCGCAGGTCTCCTACATCAACAACCGCGAGGCGCTCGGCCTAGTCACCTTCCTGGTCGCGGCGGCCCTCTACGCGGGGATCGCGCTCGGCGCCGGCGCGCTCGGCGCGGCGGTCGAGGACCGGGTCCGGGTGAAGCGATGA